The following DNA comes from Micromonospora chokoriensis.
GGCTGCTGCGTCGGGGCGAGTCGACCGGCCGGCGGTGGGCGTTCGCCGGCGTCGCCGCCGGCAGCGAGTTGATCGGCGCGTGGGTGCTGTTGGCCGCCGGCGGGGTGACGGTGCTGGAGGCGTACACGGTGCCGGCGGCGGCGCTCGCCTTCGGCGCAGGCCTGCTGGCGCTGCGGGCCCGACCCGGGCTGACCAGCTGGCCGGCCCTCGGCCCGGGGCTGGTCGCGGCGCTCGCGCCGAGCCTCGTGTCGGTGTTGATCGGGCCGGACCCGCAGCCGTGGCGGCGACTGCTCCTCGGCGCGGCGGCGCTCGGCGCGGTGCTGGCCGGAGCGACCCGCCGCTGGCAGGCGCCGGTGCTGCTCGGCGGCGGGGTGCTGGCGCTGGTGGCGCTGCACGAGTTGGCCCGAGGTTGGGATCTGCTGCCCCGGTGGATCTACCTGGGTGTCGGTGGGCTCGCCCTGGTCGCGTTGGCCGCCACCTACGAGCGGCGGCGGCGTGACCTGGCGCGACTGCGGGCCGCGGTGGGCCGGCTGAGCTGACCCGAACCCCTACGGGTAGGGCCTGCCCTACCCCGCATTCGGGGGCTGTCGGGGTTACTCAGCGCTACCTCGATCGGAAGACTTGCCGGTGAGCCCGAGCCACCGTGGAGCGGGCGACGGCTGATCGGGGGCAGGGATGGCACTCGGAGCGGTGGCGGAACCGCCGGTACGGCGGCGAGGCAGTGACTACGCACAGTTGTCGCGACGGATCAGTCAGGCGGGGCTGCTGGAGCGTCGCCCCGGCTGGTACGCGGCCCGCATCGTGCTGACCCTCGGCGCTTTCGTGGCCGGCTGGGTGGCCGTGTTCCTGCTCGGTGACTCCTGGTGGCAACTGCCGCTCGCGGCGGTGATGGCGGTGGCCACCACCCAGGTCGCGTTCCTCGGTCACGACGCCGGGCACCGGCAGATGTTCCGTCGGCGCGGGCCCAGCGAGATGGTCGGGCTGTTCGCGGGCAACCTGGCGGTGGGGCTCAGCTACGGCTGGTGGGTCGACAAGCACAACCGTCACCACGCCAACCCGAACCACGAGGACGAGGACCCGGACGTCGGCGCGGGCGCCCTGGTGTGGACTCCCGAGCAGGCGCTGGGGACCCGTGGGTTCGGCCGGTGGTTGGCGAAGCGGCAGGCGTACCTCTTCTTCCCGATGCTCCTGCTGGAGGGTCTCAACCTGCACGTGTCGAGCATCCGGGCGATCGTCGGGCGGGAGCCGGACGGTCGGTTCAGCACCCCGATGCGACACCGGGCGGTCGAGGGGCTGCTGCTCGTCGCGCACACCGTCGGCTACGCGGCGCTGCTGTTGGCGGTCATGTCGCCGGTCAAGGCGTTGCTGTTCGCCGTCGTGCACCAGGCGTTGTGGGGCCTCTACATGGGCTGCTCGTTCGCACCGAACCACAAGGGCATGCCGATGCCGACCGCCGAGGACGAGCTGGACTTCCTGCGTAAGCAGGTGCTGACCTCCCGCAACGTGCGGGGCGGCCGGTTCGTCGACACCGCGCTGGGCGGGCTCAACTACCAGATCGAGCACCACCTCTTCCCGAACATGCCCCGGGCCAACCTGCGCCGGGCCCAGCCGATCGTCCGCGCCTACTGCGTGGAGCAGGGCATCCCGTACGCGGAGACCGGGCTGGTCGAGTCGTACCGGCAGGCGCTCGGTCACCTGCACGAGGTGGGCCGGCCGCTGCGCGGCTGAACGGGGGCGGCCACTGCGCGGCTGATGCGAGGACTGAGCGGTGGGGCGGGCATCTGATGATGCCCGCCCCACCGCCGTGTACCGGGACCACGGTTCGCGGCGGCCGACAGCCGCCGCCGAACTAACCAATCTTAATGTCCATATTGGGTCGTTGTTTCTGGCCTTAGGGCCAAAATTGCCCTGGGTAAATAGTTGCTGCGATCAATTACCGGTTGCTAGTTTCACTGGTGACGCCGGAGAGTCGACCGCGAAGATCGTGGCGACCGACGGACACCCGTTCTGGGTGGCCGACGAGGAACGGTGGATCGAGGCCGGGCAACTTCTCGTCGGCGACCAGGTGGCAACGCCGGACGGCCAGGCCCTGACGGTCGTTGAGACTCGGCACTGGACGCAGAGCGTCGCGGTCTACAACCTCACCGTCGAGGACATCCACACGTACTATGTGCTGGCCGGCACAACTGCGGCATCGGTCGGCAGTTGATCGGTGACGAGAGGTCAGACCACATCCTTGATGGTCACACATTTCCGGGGGCGCCTGGCAAGGATCCTTTCCCAAGGGATTGGTCTGACGATGATATCCTCGACTCTGTCGCGGACGTGGTGACAAGCCCCAATAGTCAAAGGACCTGGTACAAAGGTTCGGCTGTGCATGCCGAGAGGACCTTGAAGACCAGGAAGGGAGAACCTGCGGTCCAGAATGTGGTTGGATCCGTCCGAGGGGTGGACATCCTGGTGCGTTACGAACCACTCACCGGCAAGGTTCTCACGGCGTTCCCCCAATGAAAAGTCGATCGGTTTGCTTGGATGCGCGACCCTCGGTGATTGGGGGACCATGGAGGCGGAAGCTGATCTGATGGCAATGCTGCGTCGGCTCGATGATCCCGAGTGGTTGGAGTCTCCGGCTGGCTACAGTTCAGCCGATGCTGCGGCCTCCTTTGACAATTTGCTTTCACAGATTAGTTCTCGCTTCTTGGAGCTTGGCGAGATTGATCGAGACATTCAGGACTCCGCGCAGTACGGGCGAATCGAGGTGTCGGGGAAAGCCACCGTCTGCGGGACGCGAGTTGTTGTTCTAGTAAGCAGGTTCAAACCGCTCGCCATGGTGGCGGCAGATAACCCCGGTGCGTTCTTGGGTACTGACGAAGCACGCGCCGAGGGTGAACTGGACGTTGGTGACCTTGAGAAAGTTGAGCATGCTCTCGCTGTGTCGGGGTACCTCGCGATTCCTGAAGAGATTCTTACGAACCGCTATGACGGAGTTGCCCGCCTACGTTTTCATGGTTCCGGAGAACCGAGTTGGTGGGATCGGTTCTTTGGTTCCTTTTAAGTGAACTAGTTGGAGGGCGCCGCAACCTTGGCTCTACGTTGCCGTATCGGCCTCCCTGGCCGGTCGGTGAAGTACGAGTAGTGGGCATTGGCCCCGCCGGGCGCAGCTTGGCGGGGCCAATCTTTTGTCTACTGGCAGCGGCCACCCCAAGACACGCTGGTGGGATGCGGCTCTGGGGGCCTAGTACCAACGCCGTTCGGTTAGGGCGGTAGCTGGTTCGTCAAGCAAGGAAACGATCCGATCAGGGGTGCTCGCGACTGGGGGCCAGGAGACTGTGGATGCTACCCTGCGTCTCGCATTTACATCACCGGCGGCCACCACCGGACGGCCGAGATTGCGAGAAGGGTGAGGGCGGGAGACATGTCACCGGATACCTTGATCGAGTTCGTTATTTCGCCGCCGTGATGACGTCCTACAAATTTCTGATCAGTGGTGAGCAGCGGTTCTTCGCCGTAGTTATAGCTGGTGAGACCGCTGCCCCCACTCGATTGTGGGTATGCGTGGCGCCGGATGGCTTAGCCTCTGGAGGTGGTTGGGTCGGCTGCTGGAGTAGTG
Coding sequences within:
- a CDS encoding fatty acid desaturase family protein: MALGAVAEPPVRRRGSDYAQLSRRISQAGLLERRPGWYAARIVLTLGAFVAGWVAVFLLGDSWWQLPLAAVMAVATTQVAFLGHDAGHRQMFRRRGPSEMVGLFAGNLAVGLSYGWWVDKHNRHHANPNHEDEDPDVGAGALVWTPEQALGTRGFGRWLAKRQAYLFFPMLLLEGLNLHVSSIRAIVGREPDGRFSTPMRHRAVEGLLLVAHTVGYAALLLAVMSPVKALLFAVVHQALWGLYMGCSFAPNHKGMPMPTAEDELDFLRKQVLTSRNVRGGRFVDTALGGLNYQIEHHLFPNMPRANLRRAQPIVRAYCVEQGIPYAETGLVESYRQALGHLHEVGRPLRG
- a CDS encoding polymorphic toxin-type HINT domain-containing protein; the encoded protein is MATDGHPFWVADEERWIEAGQLLVGDQVATPDGQALTVVETRHWTQSVAVYNLTVEDIHTYYVLAGTTAASVGS
- a CDS encoding EndoU domain-containing protein, which produces MIGDERSDHILDGHTFPGAPGKDPFPRDWSDDDILDSVADVVTSPNSQRTWYKGSAVHAERTLKTRKGEPAVQNVVGSVRGVDILVRYEPLTGKVLTAFPQ